In Gossypium hirsutum isolate 1008001.06 chromosome D06, Gossypium_hirsutum_v2.1, whole genome shotgun sequence, one genomic interval encodes:
- the LOC121218666 gene encoding trihelix transcription factor ASIL2, whose amino-acid sequence MEEDEEIQSYPSVAATGSSSPSSPSPASNSRITVTVAAAPPPNSPPTDEPHEHEKAIVLALPPPQKPKSNGGGREDCWSEGATEVLIDAWGERYLELSRGNLKQKHWKEVADIVSSREDYTKTPKTDIQCKNRIDTVKKKYKLEKAKVAAGGGPSKWVFFEKLDQLIGPTAKVSASTTAAVSGGGGSSSGGSADFLSKVPMGIPVGIRSSLNPFRVSQVRQQQQQQQQQQQEKQPRMVVLKNQRKQGPVDMDSEDDDDDGDDDADSFDSLPPPPTGKRARRVVHNKSVNAGEKRRKWGNSVKELTQAILQFGEAYEQAETAKLQQVVEMEKQRMKFAKELELQRMQFFMKTQLEISQLKQGKKGVGIFNSGNHHSKANNNNNNNNSDSSN is encoded by the coding sequence ATGGAGGAAGACGAAGAGATCCAATCGTACCCGTCGGTTGCCGCTACCGGATCTTCATCGCCGTCGTCGCCGTCACCGGCGTCTAATAGTCGTATAACCGTAACGGTAGCCGCTGCTCCTCCTCCAAATTCGCCACCTACGGATGAGCCGCATGAGCACGAGAAGGCTATAGTGCTGGCACTTCCGCCGCCTCAGAAGCCGAAGAGCAACGGCGGTGGAAGGGAGGACTGCTGGAGCGAAGGCGCCACGGAGGTTTTGATCGACGCGTGGGGAGAGAGGTATTTGGAGCTCAGCCGTGGGAATTTAAAGCAGAAACATTGGAAAGAAGTGGCAGACATTGTGAGTAGCAGAGAGGATTATACAAAAACTCCTAAGACAGATATACAGTGTAAGAATCGAATCGATACGGTGAAGAAGAAGTATAAGTTAGAGAAAGCTAAGGTTGCCGCCGGTGGTGGACCGAGTAAATGGGTGTTTTTTGAGAAATTGGATCAACTTATAGGGCCAACAGCGAAGGTTTCTGCTAGTACTACCGCGGCCGTTTCCGGTGGTGGTGGTAGTAGTAGTGGTGGAAGTGCTGACTTTTTGTCTAAAGTACCGATGGGGATTCCGGTCGGGATCCGGTCCAGTTTGAACCCATTTCGAGTTTCTCAGGTTCGACaacaacaacagcagcagcaacaacaacaacaagaaaAGCAACCAAGAATGGTTGTATTAAAGAATCAAAGGAAACAAGGTCCAGTGGATATGGATTCCGAGGATGACGATGATGACGGTGACGATGATGCAGATTCGTTCGATAGTTTACCGCCTCCTCCAACCGGGAAAAGGGCAAGAAGGGTGGTTCATAATAAGAGTGTCAATGCAggtgaaaaaagaagaaaatggggGAACTCAGTTAAGGAACTGACTCAGGCGATATTACAGTTCGGTGAAGCTTACGAGCAAGCGGAGACCGCAAAGCTTCAACAAGTGGTCGAAATGGAGAAACAAAGGATGAAATTTGCTAAGGAGCTTGAGTTGCAGAGGATGCAGTTTTTCATGAAGACTCAACTAGAGATTTCACAATTGAAGCAAGGGAAAAAAGGTGTTGGTATCTTCAACTCTGGAAATCATCATAGTAaagctaataataataacaacaataacaatAGTGATAGTAGTAATTAA